AATGTAGGGCCCGTGAGCTACTCGGCCAGTGGCGTGCGCGCGCGCGTCGAGGATGTCGAGGGCCTGGGCCGAGGTGCCCGTATTCCCTTGTTGGTGGATCCCCAGGTACCAGACAAGCCCCGGGAGGAGCGCCACGTGCGCGCCCGGGCGCGGGCCCTCGGGCTCGTGCCCTGGGGCGTGGTGCTCGGAGCACTCGGGGCCCTGGGCCTCTTCGCCTGGGAACTCAAACGGACACTGCGCGCGGAGCTGGAGCCGCTGCGCAAGGGCATGTTGGTGTGGCTGACGCCGGACTCGCCCCTGCCCGAGTCCCGCCGGGAAGCCATCTTCCCCGCCACCTATTGGAAGCAGGACCAGAAGCACGCGGTGCGCGCGCGCCTGCGGGGCGGCCGCGCCCCGGTGCGCAACGGGGACAAGGTGCTGGCGGCGGTGCTGTCCTCCCTGCCCGGAGAGGCCCGGGTCATCGACGAGGAGCTGGCCCGGACCCTGGAGTGGGTGCGCTGAGGGGCGAAAAATTGCCGGGGGGGGAGGGCCATGACACACGTCTGTAGCCCTCGCCCTACCTGGAGGCTTCGTTCATGCGCGCTCACCTCGCTCCGCTCCTGGCCCTGCTGCTGCCGCTCTCCGCCCAGGCGAAGCGGGATCCCGCCGAGGTCGCCTACGAGGAGGCGCGCCGCTCCTATTACGTCCTCAAGGACGACGCCGCGCGGCGCAAGCTGCGCCACCACTGGCTCAACGTGGCCAGCAAGTTCGAGGCCGTCGCCAGCCACTACCCCAAGAGCGAGCGCGCTCCGGACGCCCTCTACACCGCGGCCGAGCTGCTCAATTCGCTCAGTCGCCTCTCGTTCGTCGTGGAGGATCAGCAGGCGGCCATCGCCGACTACACCCGCGTGGTGGAGGCCCACTCGAACCACCGGCTCGCGGACGACGCGGCGGTGACGCTCGCGCGCATCTACTTCGAGCGGATGGATCAGCCCGAGACCGCGCGCCGCATCATCACCAGCTTCCTGGCCAAACACTCCAAGGGAGACCGGATCGCGGAGCTCAAGTCGCTCCTGGCCTCGCTCCCCCCGCCGCCCAAGGCGGCGCCCACGCCCGTGCGGAGCAAGCCCGCGGAGCCGGCGCCCGCGCCCGCCGTGGCATCCGCTCCGGCACCCGTCAAGCCGGCTCCCACGCCGCAGCCGCCGGTCATCCGCGTCGAGCTCAGCAAGCCCGCGGAGCCCGCCGCCGCGCAGGCCTCGGCCACGACGGGAGGCGAGCGGCCCGGCTCGTCGCCGTTGCTCGACGCCATCAGCCAGCAGGCGCGGGATGCGTCCGCCACGCCGTCGTCCCCGGCCGAGACGAAGACCGCCGAGACGAAGTCGGTGGAGACGAAGACCGCCGAGGTGAAGGTCGCCGAGACGAAGCCGGTGGAGCCCAAGGCCGTGGAGGTGAAGTTCGCCGAGACGAAGGCGGGGGCGGCGCCCACGTCGGCCGAGCTGCTCGAGGCGAACAAGCCCGTCACCGCGGCGGTGGACGAGCACATGGCGCAGGCGCGGCTCAAGGCCGCGGCGAAGGTGTCCAACGGCGCGGAGCTGACGCTGGCGGAGCAGCTCGGGTTGAAGGTGCGCCGGGTGGTCATCGACGCGGGGCACGGTGGGCATGACACGGGCGCCATCGGCCGCAAGGGGTTGAGGGAGAAGGACGTGACGCTGGTCATCGCGCGCAAGCTCGCGCGGGAGCTACGCGAGCGCGGCCTGGAGGTGCTGCTCACGCGTGACGAGGATCGCTACCTGAAGCTCGAGGAGCGCGCGCGACTGGCCAACGACACCCGGGGTGATCTCTTCATCTCCATCCACTGCAACTCGGCGACCACGTCCAAGCTGCGCGGCATCGAGACCTATACGCTCAACACCTCGGCGGACCGCTACTCCATCCGCCTGGCGGCGCGCGAGAACGCCTCCTCGGAGAAGGGCATCAGTGACTTGCAGTTCATCCTGGCGGACCTGGCCACCAAGGCGAACACCGAGGAGTCCACGCGGCTGGCCAACCAGGTGCAGCGCAACCTGGTGAGCCACCTGTCGGCGAACTACTCGGACGTGAAGAACCTGGGCACGAAGGAGGCGCTGTTCTACGTGCTGTTGGGCGCGAAGATGCCGGCCATCCTCGTGGAGACGTCCTTCCTGTCCCACCCCGAGGAGGAGAAGCGGCTGGGCTCGGAGGCGTACCAGGACGAGGTGGCCCAGGCCATCGCCCAGGGCGTGGAGGACTTCGTCGGGGGCCGCCGCCAGGTGGCCAAGGCGCCGACGGCGGTGCCGTAGCGGTCGGCCCCCGTCGGCCGCGCCTACTGCTTCGGCGCGGGTGACTCGACGAGCTTCAAATCCAGCTCGTTGATCTTCGCGAGCACCCGATCGAAGCGGAAGGGCAGCGGCTTCTGGGGATAGACATACCCGTCGTACTTGTCGCCCAGGGTGCGGAAGAACGACTCGAAGAGCCCCGGGGTGAGGAATCCGACGAAGCGCGTATAGGGGCTGTTGAGCTGGTAGGCGTGGATCGTGCGGGCGGGCACGTGGACGAAGTCGCCCGGGTACACCTTCAGCGTCTCACTGTTGGCCCGCATCGTCATGGAGCCATCCAGGCAGAAGAAGTTCTCCGTGTGCTTCTCGTGATAGTGCGCCGGGATCATCGGACCCGGAGGGCCCTCGGTCATGACGGCGATGAACCTGCCATCGCTGTTCTTCTGATCGCCGAGGAAGGTGAAGAGCTGATCTCCCGCGACCATTCTCTGGCCCTCGCCGGCGGCGAGCACGTAGGGCACGTTCTTGTCGGGAATGGTGGCGTTCTGGACGCGCTGGGGCGTGCCCTTGGCGAGGGGTCTGGCGTCGAACCGGACATCCGCGCTGGCCTCCGCCTTCTTCTTCAGGTCCGCCGCGATCGTGGGGTCCACCTTCTCCGGCTGGACATGGCCGGCGTAGGCCTGGCCGAGCGCCTTGTAGAGCGGCCCCACCTCTTTTCCGGTGGACCAGGACATGAGCTGCGTCCGGTGGCTCAGCATCTTGAGGGCGTGTGGCGTCCCCGGGGGGATGCTGGCGTAGTCGCCCCGGTGCATGAGGTAGTGCCCATTGCCCAGCCAGACCTCGACCTCGCCGTCGAGCACCAGGAGGGCCTCGTGTGAACGGGCGTGGGTGTGCAGGGGGAAGTTCGCGTCGCGCCCGCCCGTCAGGATGGCGATCTCGAACATCTCTCCGGTGTCCTCTCCACGGGCGATCAGCGTCGCGACCAGCCCGCCCACCAGCCACCGCTCGCCCTCACCATTCCTGAGGTAATAGGGCGCGAGCTGCCCGGGCAGCTTGCCTTGCGGCACGACCTTCTGGATGTCGGTGGCGCCGTTGTCCTGCGCGTGGGCGCTCCGCATGGGAACGGCGGCCATCATCAAGGCGCAGGACAGCGTCCACGCGCTCGGCTTCAGCCAATGCGAGTTCATTCACGTCTCTCTTTCCGTGGGGCGGGTTCGACTCACAACATGCCGTGGCCGGATAAAGAGTTCCAATATATAGAAAGGGCTTCACTCATCACTGGGACTGATGAATGGAGCTGCGCCATCTTCGCTATTTCGTCACCGTGGCCGAGGAGCTTCACTTCGGCCGGGCCGCCAGGCGGCTGGGCATCGTGCAGCCCGCGCTGAGCATGCAGATCAAGTCGTTGGAGGAGGAGCTGGGGGTGCGGTTGTTGAACCGGACCCGGCGCACGGTCGAGCTCACCGAGGCGGGCAGGCTCTTCCTGGAGGAGGCACGCCGGACGCAAGAGCAGGCCGAGCGGGCGGCCCGGGTGGCGATCCGGGCGGGCCGGGGGGAACTCGGGCGCCTCGACATCGGGTTCTCGTTCAACGCCGCGCTCTCGGGCGTCCTGGCCCGGGTGCTCAAGGCCTTCCGGCAGCGCGCGCCGGACATCGAGCTGGTGTTCCACGAGATGCACCCGAATGACCAGGTCGCGGCGCTCCTGGAACGGCGCCTCCACGTCGGCTTCATCACGGCCCCCTCGCACTCCATGCCCGCGGAGCTGCTCACGGCGAGGGTGGGGGCCTGGCGGTTGATGGTGGCCCTTCCCGCCGATCACCCGCTGTCCAGACGGGACAGTGTTCCGGTGGAGATGCTGATGAAGGAGTCGTTGATCGACTATTCCAGTGCGAGGGCCGAGCTGGGCATTCCCACCATCGAGGGCATCGCGGGCTTCGTCTCCCGCACCGCCTATCGCGGCACCAACATCATGGCGGGCCTCAATCTGGTGGCCGCGGGATTCGGAGTCACCCTGGTGCCCGAGTCCATCGTTCGGATGAACATCGACATCGACGTCGCCTACCGTCCGCTCACCGGGGTGCGCGCGAGGATGGAGACGTCCATTGCCTACCGGCGAGACGAGCAATCTCCGGCCGTGCAACGTTTCGCCGAGGTCGTCCAGGCATTTCCTAGGACATTCACCAATGGGTAACCATGGTGATGGCGAGTGGCCCTCATCGTCTCCGAGGACCTCAAGCAGGCCATGGATGCGGAGGGCATCACCGGCACACGCTTCGTTGAGGTGTG
Above is a window of Cystobacter fuscus DNA encoding:
- a CDS encoding DUF3592 domain-containing protein, giving the protein MQLAIPQAPRRVSLIRVPGALARLGRVLLGGLALMVALGAGAALLGRFVVEEQGFLARAEPFDGQLVTMTLPPLDERDGAEARLEVLYNVGPVSYSASGVRARVEDVEGLGRGARIPLLVDPQVPDKPREERHVRARARALGLVPWGVVLGALGALGLFAWELKRTLRAELEPLRKGMLVWLTPDSPLPESRREAIFPATYWKQDQKHAVRARLRGGRAPVRNGDKVLAAVLSSLPGEARVIDEELARTLEWVR
- a CDS encoding LysR substrate-binding domain-containing protein, which translates into the protein MELRHLRYFVTVAEELHFGRAARRLGIVQPALSMQIKSLEEELGVRLLNRTRRTVELTEAGRLFLEEARRTQEQAERAARVAIRAGRGELGRLDIGFSFNAALSGVLARVLKAFRQRAPDIELVFHEMHPNDQVAALLERRLHVGFITAPSHSMPAELLTARVGAWRLMVALPADHPLSRRDSVPVEMLMKESLIDYSSARAELGIPTIEGIAGFVSRTAYRGTNIMAGLNLVAAGFGVTLVPESIVRMNIDIDVAYRPLTGVRARMETSIAYRRDEQSPAVQRFAEVVQAFPRTFTNG
- a CDS encoding quercetin 2,3-dioxygenase, with translation MNSHWLKPSAWTLSCALMMAAVPMRSAHAQDNGATDIQKVVPQGKLPGQLAPYYLRNGEGERWLVGGLVATLIARGEDTGEMFEIAILTGGRDANFPLHTHARSHEALLVLDGEVEVWLGNGHYLMHRGDYASIPPGTPHALKMLSHRTQLMSWSTGKEVGPLYKALGQAYAGHVQPEKVDPTIAADLKKKAEASADVRFDARPLAKGTPQRVQNATIPDKNVPYVLAAGEGQRMVAGDQLFTFLGDQKNSDGRFIAVMTEGPPGPMIPAHYHEKHTENFFCLDGSMTMRANSETLKVYPGDFVHVPARTIHAYQLNSPYTRFVGFLTPGLFESFFRTLGDKYDGYVYPQKPLPFRFDRVLAKINELDLKLVESPAPKQ
- a CDS encoding N-acetylmuramoyl-L-alanine amidase encodes the protein MRAHLAPLLALLLPLSAQAKRDPAEVAYEEARRSYYVLKDDAARRKLRHHWLNVASKFEAVASHYPKSERAPDALYTAAELLNSLSRLSFVVEDQQAAIADYTRVVEAHSNHRLADDAAVTLARIYFERMDQPETARRIITSFLAKHSKGDRIAELKSLLASLPPPPKAAPTPVRSKPAEPAPAPAVASAPAPVKPAPTPQPPVIRVELSKPAEPAAAQASATTGGERPGSSPLLDAISQQARDASATPSSPAETKTAETKSVETKTAEVKVAETKPVEPKAVEVKFAETKAGAAPTSAELLEANKPVTAAVDEHMAQARLKAAAKVSNGAELTLAEQLGLKVRRVVIDAGHGGHDTGAIGRKGLREKDVTLVIARKLARELRERGLEVLLTRDEDRYLKLEERARLANDTRGDLFISIHCNSATTSKLRGIETYTLNTSADRYSIRLAARENASSEKGISDLQFILADLATKANTEESTRLANQVQRNLVSHLSANYSDVKNLGTKEALFYVLLGAKMPAILVETSFLSHPEEEKRLGSEAYQDEVAQAIAQGVEDFVGGRRQVAKAPTAVP